The Cydia splendana chromosome 8, ilCydSple1.2, whole genome shotgun sequence genome contains a region encoding:
- the LOC134793128 gene encoding sphingomyelin phosphodiesterase 4, with protein MALDIMTRFYTCLNYPLLEKLRALTTIIDQSSPSKDLQAIFPQLINNIFASSFSNGWGLRSVSWDTDRYEYELLISFLEPQGPMFRLCYKLLLDPQLKYNLPLSSLPMELQMTLERGRCPQFYMDMLTTDPQSLNAVALALNPFDFYIFNFALHLVSYSPNKSSWENCAYFALACDYLIHFLPSDPNVPVLPHIPNYSGKVHMAAPLQTANRPFSQHSPSLLIIPDLPGISNQHTPPQNQTRNEVWRSETVLQVFIDVWMSVEQFNARNIEMYQKNYINANSSPERVRTVRVLVKHIHSFSAKHLSDPACRSDGLRTYARQLMCARAYHYIKHMVSTWPLDASFRLVMELWLSLIQPWRYTDNAINQDRFPQTNNNQEEGSAHAALDASFTQYIAENFPAYTCILQLVLPRFMVLDLTSYKNAVMLFRLGKVFSQQHLVPILKGLEKAITENNSGFYASPESSFNTSALDSSFSYNGMALHKWVAIARQALSELNMSPNFEYEPIWTEYKKQHSLDFVKKIYAAKLASEKHLEELEKRMSQQHKGLWASFKHWLMLTPEDEDSQALEECKKVPNYLNATIHFFADIFGLQESSLVPLDPVAEDITEHSSFANQTQFSQSITNKLRGKSKSITYMGDPDLMPIATYESTILVRMLYQIASRLNEVYQDEFTNLWNRNDFWGHVAREILQQPCTVHSYARDATNHQNIVSQNLPARLSLRKLASQAFVFWVVVGYLFLRIFYSASGVFYIFILFIMWACLVLTKATCKMLGIMRV; from the exons ATGGCTCTCGACATTATG ACCAGGTTCTACACCTGCCTAAACTACCCACTGCTGGAAAAACTGAGAGCACTAACTACAATAATAGACCAGTCAAGTCCCAGCAAAGACTTGCAAGCGATATTCCCTCAGCTTATCAACAATATATTTGCTTCATCATTTTCAAATGGCTGGGGATTGCGCTCTGTGTCATGGGACACTGACAGATATGAATATGAGCTGTTGATTAGCTTCTTGGAGCCTCAGGGCCCCATGTTCAGGCTGTGTTATAAGCTGTTGCTGGATCCTCAGTTGAAGTACAACCTGCCATTAAGTTCTCTGCCA ATGGAGTTGCAGATGACATTAGAAAGAGGAAGGTGTCCGCAGTTCTACATGGACATGCTAACAACTGATCCTCAGTCACTCAATGCAGTGGCTTTAGCCCTCA ATCCATTTGACTTCTATATATTCAACTTTGCCCTTCACCTGGTGAGCTACAGCCCAAACAAGAGCTCATGGGAAAACTGTGCATATTTCGCATTGGCCTGTGATTACTTGATACACTTCTTACCTTCTGACCCTAATGTACCTGTGCTGCCTCACATACCAAACTATTCGGGAAAAGTACATATGGCGGCACCGCTGCAAACAGCTAAcag acCATTCAGCCAACATTCCCCATCTCTCTTGATAATACCAGACCTGCCTGGGATAAGTAACCAGCACACACCACCACAAAATCAGACGCGGAACGAAGTGTGGCGCTCGGAGACTGTGCTGCAAGTATTCATCGACGTTTGGATGAGTGTGGAGCAGTTTAACGCAAGAAATATTGAA ATGTACCAAAAGAACTACATAAACGCCAATTCTAGCCCAGAGCGTGTCCGCACAGTGCGTGTTCTAGTCAAACACATCCACTCCTTCTCTGCGAAGCACCTATCCGACCCGGCATGTCGGTCGGACGGCCTAAGGACGTACGCTCGGCAACTTATGTGCGCGCGGGCTTATCATTATATAAAGCATATGGTGTCGACTTGGCCTCTAGATGCTTCGTTTAGACTGGTCATGGAGCTATGGTTGAGCCTTATACAGCCGTGGAGGTATACGGATAATGCTATCAATCAGGACAG GTTCCCTCAGACAAACAACAACCAAGAAGAGGGCAGTGCCCACGCAGCACTCGACGCGAGTTTCACACAGTACATCGCTGAGAACTTCCCGGCTTACACCTGCATACTACAGCTCGTGCTGCCGCGGTTCATGGTCCTAGATCTGACTTCTTACAAAAATGCCGTCATGCTGTTCCGATTGGGAAAG GTTTTTTCTCAGCAACATCTAGTTCCAATATTAAAAGGATTAGAAAAGGCGATTACTGAAAATAATTCAGGGTTTTACGCTAGTCCCGAATCAAGCTTTAACACCTCTGCACTTGATTCAAG tttttcataTAACGGCATGGCTCTACACAAATGGGTTGCTATCGCTAGACAGGCTTTATCCGAATTGAACATGTCACCTAATTTCGAATATGAGCCCATATGGACTGAATACAAGAAACAACATTCATTAGACTTCGTTAAAAAGATATATGCGGCCAAATTAGCCAGTGAAAAACATTTAGAAGAGCTCGAAAAACGAATGAGTCAACAACATAAag GTTTGTGGGCTAGTTTCAAGCACTGGCTCATGCTGACTCCCGAGGACGAAGATTCGCAGGCCCTGGAGGAATGCAAAAAGGTCCCGAACTACCTGAACGCCACCATACACTTCTTTGCTGATATTTTTGGG tTACAAGAATCGTCGTTGGTGCCCCTTGATCCAGTAGCGGAGGATATCACGGAACACTCGTCATTTGCAAACCAAACACAATTCTCGCAATCTATCACAAACAAg ctACGCGGCAAGTCAAAAAGCATTACTTACATGGGCGACCCAGACCTCATGCCTATAGCAACGTATGAGAGTACAATATTAGTACGGATGTTGTATCAGATAGCCTCGAGACTGAACGAAGTG TATCAAGACGAATTCACCAATCTCTGGAATAGAAATGACTTCTGGGGGCACGTTGCGCGCGAAATACTGCAGCAGCCGTGCACCGTCCACAGTTACGCGCGCGACGCCACCAACCATCAAAACATCGTCAGCCAAAACCTACCTGCGCGGTTATCTCTACGCAAGCTAGCCTCCCAAGCCTTCGTATTCTGGGTCGTCGTAGGCTATTTGTTCCTAAGGATATTCTATTCTGCCAGCggagtgttttatatttttatactgTTCATAATGTGGGCGTGCCTTGTTTTAACGAAGGCGACTTGTAAAATGTTGGGAATCATGAGAGTGTAG
- the LOC134792875 gene encoding DNA-directed RNA polymerase III subunit RPC2 produces the protein MGDKGSDWDKGLREPVKTLEDKWKLVPSFLQVKGLVKQHIDSFNYFINVEIKKIVQANEKVFCDSDPLFYVKYLNAYVGTPDLEEGFNVTKPTTPHECRLRDMTYSAPITVDIEYIRGNQRVIKNKQLIGRMPLMLRSSNCVLTNKSDIELAQLNECPHDPGGYFIIRGQEKVILIQEQLSRNRMIVDEFKGAIQCQVTSSTHEKKTRTIVILKNTKYVLRHNALSDDIPIAVAFKAMGICSDQEIMQLVGTDDTTVKKMAPCIMDCHNLKIFTQNQALAYIGSKLRVKRFQTANSKSRTPIDEARDLLATTILAHVAVENFNFYVKAIYLAIMVKRVIEAETNKASIDDPDYYGNKRLELAGSLLALMFEDLFKRFNWELKSIADKIIPKVKAAPFDVVKHMRPDLIANGLFAAISSGNWTIKRFKMERHGVTQVLSRLSYISALGMMTRVNSQFEKTRKVSGPRSLQPSQWGMLCPSDTPEGEACGLVKNLALMTHITTECSEHPIARLACNAGVEDVRLLGGEEINHPANYLVFLNGNILGVSRQYKKLIKVFRMFRRRGLISAFVSIYPNHNQRTVYICSDGGRLCRPYIIVEKGHPLVQEHHINELNRGIRKFQDFLNDGLIEYLDVNEENDSHIATEESEIDPYVTTHLEIEPFTILGVCAGLVPYPHHNQSPRNTYQCAMGKQAMGTIGYNQKNRIDTLMYNLVYPQCPMVKTKTIELTHFDKLPAGQNATVAVMSYSGYDIEDALILNRASIDRGYGRCLVYKSAKTTMKRYSNQTSDRILGPSRDATTGKVIRAHEILDPDGIATPGEMVENRQVLINKQMPPATINPVNQGQPQQVEYKDVPITYKGPVESYIEKVMVSSNSEEAFLIKILLRQTRVPEIGDKFSSRHGQKGVTGLIVQQEDMPFNDRGICPDMIMNPHGFPSRMTVGKTIELLAGKAGLMEGKFHYGTAFGGSKVRDVCQELEKHGFNYHGKDIFYSGLTGELLEAYIYSGPVYYQKLKHMVQDKMHARARGPRAVLTRQPTEGRSRDGGLRLGEMERDCLIGYGASMLLMERLMLASDAFSADICGGCGRLASRAWCHACRSSAAVSTVEMPYACKLLFQELASMNIVPKLTLKKYC, from the exons ATGGGCGACAAAGGCAGTGACTGGGACAAAGGGTTACGGGAGCCAGTAAAAACTTTAGAG GATAAATGGAAGTTGGTTCCATCTTTCCTACAAGTCAAAGGTCTCGTAAAACAACACATCGATTCCTTCAATTACTTCATCAATGTAGAAATCAAGAAAATTGTCCAGGCTAATGAAAAGGTGTTTTGTGACTCTGATCCATTGTTTTATGTTAAATATCTCAATGCTTATGTTGGCACACCGGATCTGGAGGAAGGATTTAATGTAACCAAGCCCACAACTCCTCACGAATGTCGGCTTAGAGATATGACATATTCTGCACCCATTACTGTTGACATAGAGTATATTAGAGGAAACCAGAGGGtgattaaaaacaaacagttgaTTGGCAG aatgcCTCTTATGCTGAGATCATCAAATTGTGTGCTGACCAACAAATCTGACATTGAATTAGCACAATTAAATGAATGCCCTCATGACCCTGGTGGCTACTTCATTATTAGAG gtCAAGAAAAGGTAATATTGATTCAAGAGCAGTTGTCTAGAAACAGAATGATAGTGGATGAGTTTAAAGGGGCCATACAGTGTCAAGTTACAAGTTCCACTCATGAGAAGAAAACTAGAACTATTGTCATATTGAAAAACACCAAGTATGTCTTGAGACATAATGCCCTTTCAGAT GACATCCCTATTGCGGTTGCTTTCAAGGCTATGGGTATATGCAGTGATCAAGAGATAATGCAACTTGTGGGCACTGATGACACAACTGTTAAGAAAATGGCACCTTGCATCATGGACTGCCACAATCTGAAGATATTTACACAAAATCAGGCACTTGCTTATATTGGCAGCAAATTGAGAGTGAAGAG ATTCCAAACAGCAAATTCTAAATCCCGAACGCCGATCGACGAAGCCCGAGATCTATTAGCTACAACCATCTTGGCTCATGTGGCTGTAGAAAACTTCAATTTCTATGTCAAAGCCATCTATCTTGCTATCATGGTCAAACGCGTCATTGAGGCAGAGACCAACAAGGCGTCCATTGATGACCCTGACTACTATGGAAATAAGAGGCTGGAGTTAGCTGGGTCCTTATTAGCTCTTATGTTTGAGGATCTGTTTAAAAGATTTAATTGGGAGTTGAAGTCTATTGCTGACAAAataataccaaaagtaaaagcGGCGCCGTTTGATGTTGTGAAACATATGCGACCAGATTTGATAGCTAACGGGTTGTTTGCGGCGATTTCTAGT GGTAACTGGACAATCAAACGATTCAAAATGGAAAGACATGGCGTAACCCAAGTTCTCAGTCGCCTAAGTTACATATCGGCTCTTGGCATGATGACAAGAGTTAACTCGCAATTCGAGAAAACCAGAAAAGTCTCTGGACCGCGGTCTCTACAACCATCTCAATGGGGCATGTTGTGCCCGTCTGATACCCCTGAAGGGGAAGCCTGTGGTCTTGTCAAAAATTTGGCTCTGATGACGCATATTACGACCGAGTGCTCTGAACACCCTATAGCGAGACTTGCTTGTAATGCTGGCGTAGAAGACGTTAGACTTTTGGGTGGCGAGGAAATAAATCATCCGGCTAATTATTTGGTGTTTCTGAACG GTAATATCCTAGGAGTTTCAAGACAATACAAGAAGCTTATCAAAGTGTTCCGAATGTTCAGACGACGCGGCCTGATCTCTGCATTCGTGTCTATCTACCCGAACCACAACCAGAGGACAGTTTACATTTGCAGCGACGGCGGTAGATTGTGCCGACCTTACATTATAGTCGAGAAAGGGCACCCATTAGTACAAGAACATCATATAAACGAGCTGAATCGTGGTATAAGAAAGTTCCAAGATTTCCTCAATGATGGTCTTATCGAGTATCTAGATGTGAATGAAGAGAACGACAGTCATATAGCTACGGAAGAGTCGGAGATCGATCCGTACGTGACGACGCATCTGGAGATCGAGCCTTTCACGATATTGGGCGTGTGCGCGGGGCTCGTGCCTTACCCGCATCACAACCAGAGTCCGAGGAACACTTACCAGTGTGCTATGGGAAAACAAGCTATGG GCACAATTGGATATAACCAGAAAAATAGAATCGACACCCTCATGTACAACTTGGTGTACCCACAATGCCCAATGGTTAAAACGAAAACTATAGAGTTGACACACTTTGACAAGCTGCCCGCCGGCCAGAACGCCACCGTGGCCGTCATGAGTTACAGTGGCTACGATATCGAAGATGCCTTGATCCTAAACAGAGCTTCAATCGACAGAGGATATGGCCGTTGTCTCGTCTACAAAAGTGCCAAAACAACAATGAAAAGATACAGTAACCAGACATCGGACAGAATATTAGGGCCCTCGAGAGACGCAACTACAGGAAAAGTCATCAGAGCGCATGAAATTCTGGATCCCGACGGCATCGCCACGCCGGGAGAGATGGTAGAGAACAGACAAGTTCTAATCAACAAACAAATGCCTCCAGCGACCATTAATCCAGTAAATCAAGGCCAGCCACAGCAAGTCGAATATAAAGACGTTCCAATAACATATAAGGGGCCAGTCGAGTCCTATATAGAAAAAGTTATGGTATCTTCAAATTCCGAAGAAGCTTTTCTCATTAAAATTTTGCTGCGCCAAACTAGAGTGCCAGAAATTGGAGATAAGTTCAGTTCGAGGCACGGACAGAAAGGTGTTACAGGTCTTATCGTGCAACAGGAAGACATGCCGTTCAACGATCGCGGGATCTGTCCCGACATGATAATGAACCCGCATGGGTTCCCTTCGAGAATGACAGTTGGAAAAACCATTGAACTGCTTGCTGGAAAAGCCGGATTGATGGAAGGGAAATTCCACTATG GCACCGCTTTTGGTGGTTCTAAAGTGCGAGATGTTTGCCAAGAGCTGGAGAAACATGGGTTTAACTATCATGGGAAGGACATTTTTTACTCTGGTTTAACCGGGGAACTTCTCGAGGCGTACATTTACTCTGGACCG GTATACTACCAGAAACTGAAGCACATGGTACAGGACAAGATGCACGCGCGCGCTCGCGGGCCGCGCGCCGTGCTGACGCGGCAGCCCACGGAGGGCCGCTCCCGCGACGGCGGCCTGCGGCTCGGCGAGATGGAGCGCGACTGTCTCATTGGATACGGCGCTAG CATGCTGCTAATGGAGCGGCTCATGCTGGCGTCGGACGCGTTCAGCGCCGACATCTGCGGCGGCTGCGGGCGCCTCGCGTCGCGCGCCTGGTGCCACGCCTGCCGCTCCTCCGCCGCCGTATCTACCGTAGAGATGCCCTACGCTTGTAAACTACTGTTCCAGGAACTGGCTTCTATGAACATCGTGCCTAAACTTACGCTTAAGAAATACtgttga